A portion of the Jaculus jaculus isolate mJacJac1 chromosome 5, mJacJac1.mat.Y.cur, whole genome shotgun sequence genome contains these proteins:
- the Tacstd2 gene encoding tumor-associated calcium signal transducer 2, which yields MASGPGLAPPLLRLLLLVASVAHLAAAQGNCTCPTNKMTVCGPDGPGGRCQCRALGSGVVVDCSTLTSKCLLLKARMSVPKAGRKLVKPSEHAIVDNDGLYDPECDHEGRFKARQCNQSSECWCVNSVGVRRTDKGDQSLRCDEVVRTHHILIDLRHRPTARAFNHSDLDAELRRLFRERYRLHPRYVAAVHYEEPTIQIELRQNASQKGPGDVDIADAAYYFERDVKGESLFAGRSGLDVRVRGEPLHVERTLIYYLDEKPPRFSMKRLTAGLIAVVVVVAVALVAGVVVLVITNRRKSGKYRKVELKELGEMRNEPSL from the coding sequence ATGGCCAGTGGCCCCGGGCTCGCGCCGCCGctcctgaggctgctgctgctggtggcgtCCGTGGCCCACTTGGCGGCCGCGCAGGGCAACTGCACGTGTCCCACCAACAAGATGACCGTGTGCGGCCCGGACGGCCCGGGTGGCCGCTGCCAGTGTCGCGCGCTGGGCTCGGGCGTGGTGGTGGACTGCTCCACACTCACCTCCAAGTGCCTGCTGCTCAAGGCGCGCATGAGCGTGCCCAAGGCCGGCCGCAAGCTGGTGAAGCCGAGCGAGCACGCGATCGTGGACAACGACGGCCTCTACGACCCCGAGTGCGACCACGAGGGCCGCTTCAAGGCGCGCCAGTGCAACCAGTCGTCGGAGTGCTGGTGCGTGAACTCGGTGGGCGTGCGCCGCACTGACAAGGGCGACCAGAGCCTTCGCTGCGACGAGGTAGTTCGGACCCACCACATCCTCATCGACCTCCGCCACCGGCCCACGGCGCGCGCCTTCAACCACTCGGACCTGGACGCCGAGCTGCGGCGGCTCTTCCGCGAGCGCTACCGGCTGCACCCCAGGTACGTGGCGGCCGTGCACTACGAGGAGCCCACCATCCAGATCGAGCTGAGGCAGAACGCGTCCCAGAAGGGCCCCGGCGACGTGGACATCGCCGACGCCGCCTACTACTTCGAGAGGGACGTCAAGGGCGAGTCTCTGTTCGCCGGCCGCAGCGGCCTGGACGTGCGGGTGCGCGGGGAGCCCCTTCACGTGGAGCGGACGCTCATCTACTACCTGGACGAGAAGCCGCCCCGGTTCTCCATGAAGCGCCTCACCGCCGGCCTCATCGCTGTCGTCGTCGTGGTCGCAGTGGCCCTGGTAGCGGGCGTGGTCGTGCTGGTCATCACCAACCGGAGGAAGTCCGGCAAGTACAGGAAGGTGGAGCTCAAGGAGCTGGGGGAGATGAGGAACGAACCGAGCTTGTAG